The following are encoded in a window of Roseimaritima ulvae genomic DNA:
- a CDS encoding ABC transporter ATP-binding protein: MSSVHNPYAEPVSTTRSPSTASRPLATAIRNVTKEYVLKSETVRALRGVSFDVPEGDYVAIMGPSGSGKSTLLNLLGCLDKPSAGQLLLGQDDISKMSDDQLAEVRCRRIGFVFQSYNLIQQLTVVENIQVPLYYQGRLGSKENKRAVELAEVVGLGDRLDHRPQQLSGGQQQRVAIARSLVNDPYFILADEATGNLDSKTTEEILTLFDRLNSEGRTIIMVTHEDDVSRRAKRIVRLKDGLLKSDTINSEEDRQSARREQRANVEALAAREAE, encoded by the coding sequence ATGTCGTCGGTCCACAACCCCTACGCCGAACCGGTCTCCACCACTCGCAGTCCCTCTACAGCCTCCCGCCCGCTGGCCACGGCGATTCGCAACGTGACCAAAGAGTACGTGCTGAAGAGCGAAACCGTGCGAGCCCTCCGCGGCGTCTCCTTCGACGTTCCTGAAGGCGATTACGTCGCCATTATGGGTCCCTCGGGCAGCGGCAAAAGTACGCTGCTCAACCTGCTGGGCTGCCTTGATAAACCGTCCGCCGGCCAACTGCTGTTGGGTCAGGACGACATTTCCAAGATGTCGGATGACCAACTGGCCGAAGTCCGCTGTCGGCGGATCGGGTTTGTGTTCCAGTCCTACAACTTGATCCAACAATTAACCGTCGTCGAAAACATCCAGGTTCCGCTCTACTACCAGGGACGTCTGGGTTCCAAAGAAAACAAGCGAGCCGTCGAACTGGCCGAAGTGGTTGGCCTGGGCGATCGTTTGGACCACCGCCCCCAGCAACTCTCCGGCGGTCAGCAACAACGCGTGGCGATCGCCCGCAGCTTGGTCAACGACCCTTACTTTATCTTGGCCGACGAAGCGACCGGTAACCTCGACTCCAAAACCACCGAGGAAATCCTCACGCTGTTCGATCGCCTCAACAGCGAAGGACGCACGATCATCATGGTCACCCACGAAGACGACGTTTCCCGACGCGCCAAACGCATCGTGCGACTGAAAGACGGGCTGCTGAAAAGCGATACCATCAACAGCGAAGAAGATCGGCAAAGCGCCCGCCGCGAACAACGCGCCAACGTCGAAGCCCTGGCTGCCCGGGAGGCCGAATAG